The following coding sequences are from one Virgibacillus necropolis window:
- the gabR gene encoding MocR-like transcriptional regulator GabR: protein MDILFSDITKKTTYKYQQIYKEIKVKILNRKIQPDEKLPSKRKLANQLKVSINTVTIAYEQLLAEGYIYTVERSGYYVENITQFQHQEESVTTKLPHDLKEKTMRKDGWISLSHMTSDISMFPFKEWLKCQQKAITNHKEELSEIIHPQGPLLLRNTISRIIALSRGVMCEPEQIVIGAGTQLLIKQLMEVQKNKPIIAMEDPGYSRFYTLLKNMDFDVRSLKLDGKGINMKEVESSKANFLFVTPSHQFPTGKIMPISRRIQLLNWSTQTSNRYIVEDDYDSEFKYETDNIPSLQSLDRNQRVIYTGTFSKTMLPGLRVSYMVLPPDMLRKYRQHHADLMQNSNSLALFTLYYFIESGEYAKHIRRMNHHYEMKRKELIKQLELRFEDNVKIEDVPAGLHFLAQFKTYKDYETIEERAKKEKLEIYSMRRFMLTNKYKEEGVIDLIIGFATIKREQIPDTVEKLHCIIN from the coding sequence ATGGACATTTTATTTTCGGATATAACTAAGAAAACAACTTATAAATACCAACAAATTTATAAGGAAATTAAGGTGAAAATATTAAATAGAAAAATACAACCCGATGAAAAATTACCTTCTAAAAGGAAGTTAGCAAATCAATTAAAGGTAAGTATTAATACAGTTACAATTGCTTATGAGCAGTTACTCGCCGAAGGATATATTTATACTGTTGAGAGAAGCGGGTACTATGTAGAAAATATTACACAGTTTCAGCACCAAGAGGAATCCGTTACAACTAAATTACCACATGATTTAAAAGAAAAAACGATGCGCAAGGATGGATGGATTTCCTTATCCCATATGACTTCGGATATATCGATGTTCCCTTTCAAAGAATGGCTAAAATGTCAGCAAAAAGCGATAACGAATCACAAAGAAGAGCTCTCAGAAATTATTCATCCACAAGGTCCATTACTTTTAAGAAATACAATTTCCCGTATAATTGCATTGTCCCGTGGGGTTATGTGTGAACCGGAACAAATTGTAATCGGTGCAGGTACACAGTTATTAATAAAACAATTAATGGAAGTACAAAAGAATAAACCAATAATTGCCATGGAGGACCCGGGGTATTCTCGTTTTTATACATTATTAAAAAACATGGACTTTGACGTTCGGTCCCTTAAACTGGATGGAAAAGGAATTAATATGAAAGAAGTTGAATCATCGAAGGCCAATTTCCTGTTTGTTACACCATCACATCAATTTCCAACAGGTAAAATTATGCCGATTTCTAGACGCATCCAGTTGCTTAATTGGTCTACACAAACAAGTAATAGGTATATCGTAGAAGATGATTATGATAGTGAATTCAAATATGAAACAGACAATATCCCATCTCTACAAAGCTTAGATAGAAATCAACGTGTAATATATACTGGAACTTTTTCAAAAACGATGTTACCTGGATTGCGTGTTAGTTACATGGTATTACCGCCCGATATGTTAAGAAAATATCGGCAACATCATGCTGATTTAATGCAGAATAGTAATTCACTAGCTTTATTTACATTATATTACTTTATAGAGTCAGGAGAGTATGCAAAGCATATAAGAAGGATGAATCATCATTATGAAATGAAAAGAAAAGAACTAATTAAACAGCTTGAACTTCGCTTTGAAGATAATGTAAAAATTGAAGATGTCCCAGCTGGTTTACATTTTCTTGCCCAGTTTAAAACGTATAAAGACTATGAAACTATTGAGGAAAGAGCTAAAAAAGAAAAGCTTGAAATATATTCGATGAGGCGTTTTATGTTAACGAATAAATATAAAGAGGAAGGCGTAATTGATTTAATTATAGGATTTGCAACTATTAAACGAGAACAGATACCTGATACTGTAGAGAAATTGCATTGTATAATTAATTGA
- a CDS encoding CaiB/BaiF CoA transferase family protein has protein sequence MPLKNTRVLDLTRLLPGPYCTMLLADFGAEVIKVEEPKMGDYARHYEPKLGDNSVLFHSLNRNKKSVCLNLKSEEGKADFLEMVEKADVVVESFRPGVMERLGLDYEKLKQVNPALVYCAITGYGQTGPYANKPGHDINYLSYAGLLHLMGEKGGKPVIPATQIADIGGGALPATVGILLALLERKNSGEGQFVDISMLDGVISWLQTLLPNYLSHHTESNRGEQMLAGGLAAYAVYETKDARFLSVGALEPKFWGAFCLAIERSDFIPLLQAPLQEQYRLKYEIQTIISKKTLADWLTIFSSLEACVSPVLSFDEMIEDPQVIARGMIQTMKHNTVGETKQVGTPIKLSRTPGGIRTLAPKLGEHTAEFMEEMEILRK, from the coding sequence TTGCCGCTAAAAAACACACGTGTACTGGATTTAACACGATTATTACCAGGTCCATATTGCACGATGTTACTTGCAGATTTTGGGGCTGAGGTTATTAAAGTGGAAGAGCCAAAAATGGGGGATTATGCCAGACATTATGAACCAAAGCTCGGTGATAACAGTGTATTATTCCATTCGCTCAACCGAAATAAAAAAAGCGTCTGTTTAAATTTGAAGTCAGAAGAAGGGAAAGCAGATTTTCTAGAAATGGTTGAAAAAGCCGATGTTGTTGTGGAATCATTTCGCCCGGGTGTGATGGAACGGCTAGGACTAGATTACGAGAAATTAAAACAAGTAAATCCTGCACTTGTTTATTGTGCGATAACGGGCTATGGACAAACTGGTCCATATGCAAACAAACCTGGTCACGACATTAACTATTTGAGTTATGCAGGGTTGCTCCATTTGATGGGGGAAAAAGGAGGGAAACCAGTTATTCCTGCTACCCAAATAGCAGATATAGGAGGAGGGGCACTTCCAGCTACAGTGGGTATTTTGTTAGCACTTCTGGAAAGAAAAAATTCGGGGGAAGGGCAATTCGTCGATATTTCAATGCTCGATGGGGTTATTTCCTGGTTGCAAACACTTCTTCCTAACTATTTATCTCATCATACGGAGTCAAATCGTGGTGAGCAAATGTTAGCCGGAGGGCTAGCTGCTTATGCGGTTTATGAAACAAAAGATGCCCGCTTTCTTTCTGTCGGCGCCCTAGAGCCAAAGTTCTGGGGAGCATTTTGTCTTGCAATAGAAAGAAGTGACTTTATCCCGCTTTTACAGGCGCCATTACAGGAACAATATCGGTTAAAGTATGAAATACAAACGATTATATCGAAAAAAACGTTAGCAGACTGGCTCACTATTTTTTCAAGTTTGGAAGCCTGCGTGTCTCCAGTATTGTCATTTGATGAAATGATTGAAGACCCGCAAGTTATCGCACGCGGAATGATCCAGACAATGAAACACAATACAGTAGGGGAAACAAAACAAGTTGGCACACCAATCAAATTGTCGAGAACACCTGGTGGTATTCGTACCCTAGCTCCGAAATTGGGTGAACATACAGCGGAGTTTATGGAGGAGATGGAGATTTTAAGGAAGTAG
- a CDS encoding thiolase family protein → MREAVIVEAVRTPIGRRNGILSGIRAEELGAMPLEEVLKRAGVSAELVEDVIFGCVSQVGEQAFDIARQAALIAGYPVEVPGITIDRQCGSSQQAVHFASQAIISGDMDVVVAGGIENMSRVPMGSNMQGVKLSEALTSKYEIINQGLSADRIAEKWGFTREQMDQFSLDSHAKAVAAQKAGHFEKEIMPVEVTLLDGTKTTVNQDEGPRENTSLEKLGGLKAAFRENGSVTAGNASQISDGAVAILLMSREKAEELGLKPRFRVIARSVVGSDPTLMLTGPIPATEKVLKKAGLKLDDIDIFEVNEAFASVPMAWLHETGADPKKLNPNGGAIALGHPLGASGGRLMVTLMHELERTGGRYGLQTMCEGHGMANATIIERLD, encoded by the coding sequence ATGCGTGAAGCTGTAATTGTCGAGGCGGTAAGAACGCCGATTGGGAGACGAAACGGAATATTAAGTGGAATTCGTGCTGAGGAGCTTGGCGCGATGCCTTTGGAAGAAGTGTTAAAAAGAGCTGGCGTCTCGGCCGAATTGGTAGAAGACGTAATTTTCGGGTGTGTGTCTCAGGTCGGGGAACAAGCCTTTGATATTGCGAGACAGGCAGCGCTGATAGCGGGTTATCCAGTGGAAGTTCCGGGAATAACGATTGACCGTCAATGTGGATCCAGTCAACAAGCTGTGCATTTTGCTTCACAGGCAATCATAAGTGGGGATATGGATGTAGTAGTGGCGGGCGGAATTGAGAATATGTCTCGTGTACCAATGGGATCGAATATGCAGGGCGTTAAATTGAGTGAGGCACTGACGTCTAAATATGAAATCATTAATCAGGGTTTATCTGCAGATCGAATTGCAGAAAAGTGGGGATTTACTCGAGAACAAATGGATCAATTTTCACTGGATAGTCATGCGAAAGCGGTAGCGGCTCAAAAGGCTGGTCATTTCGAAAAGGAAATTATGCCTGTAGAGGTGACGCTTCTAGATGGAACAAAAACAACCGTTAACCAGGATGAGGGGCCAAGAGAAAATACCAGTCTTGAGAAACTCGGCGGTCTTAAAGCTGCATTCAGAGAAAATGGAAGTGTGACAGCAGGGAATGCGAGTCAAATCAGTGATGGTGCTGTAGCAATTCTGTTGATGTCACGCGAAAAGGCTGAAGAACTTGGATTAAAGCCAAGGTTCCGTGTTATTGCTCGCTCTGTTGTTGGATCCGATCCTACATTGATGCTAACAGGGCCCATTCCTGCAACTGAAAAAGTATTGAAAAAAGCAGGGCTCAAACTAGACGATATTGATATTTTTGAAGTGAATGAGGCATTTGCATCTGTTCCAATGGCTTGGCTACATGAAACCGGGGCTGATCCGAAAAAATTAAATCCAAATGGTGGTGCGATTGCACTTGGCCATCCGCTTGGAGCAAGTGGTGGGCGCCTAATGGTAACCCTAATGCATGAGCTTGAACGAACGGGCGGACGCTACGGACTCCAGACGATGTGCGAGGGACATGGTATGGCGAATGCAACCATCATTGAAAGACTGGATTAA
- a CDS encoding acyl-CoA dehydrogenase family protein translates to MERSYLREEHAIFRRSLRKFLEKEAYPYFEQWEKEQQVPRSFWKKAGEQGFLCPWVEEEYGAFQADFGYSVVINEEFERVGTAMVGLGLHNDIVMPYIASLGTESQKRAWLPGAISGDLISAIAMTEPGAGSDLAAIRTTAVRDGDDYILNGEKTFITNGYSADLVVVVCKTDTQVKPAHKGISLIVVEAGTPGFTKGKKLQKVGQHASDTCELIFEDVRVPAENLLGAEGKGFYYLMENLQQERLLVAIQSIAGTERMLDLTIDYVKQRKAFGKPISQFQNTQFKLAELKTEFQIGRAFVDRLIDDHVSGKDVVTEVSMAKWWTTDLAKKVAAECMQLHGGYGYMEEYEIARRFRDAAVSSIYAGSNEIMKVIIAKNMGL, encoded by the coding sequence ATGGAAAGATCGTATTTACGTGAAGAACATGCTATTTTCCGGCGATCACTGCGCAAGTTTCTGGAAAAGGAAGCATATCCTTATTTTGAACAATGGGAGAAGGAGCAACAGGTGCCAAGATCTTTTTGGAAAAAGGCTGGGGAGCAGGGATTTCTTTGTCCGTGGGTTGAAGAGGAGTATGGTGCATTTCAGGCCGACTTTGGTTATTCTGTTGTGATCAATGAAGAATTTGAGCGGGTAGGAACAGCGATGGTTGGACTTGGCCTTCATAATGATATTGTGATGCCATATATTGCATCGCTCGGTACTGAATCTCAGAAAAGAGCTTGGCTGCCGGGGGCAATTAGTGGAGATTTGATTTCTGCAATTGCAATGACAGAGCCAGGTGCTGGGTCGGATTTGGCTGCCATCCGAACAACTGCGGTCAGGGATGGCGATGATTATATTTTAAATGGAGAAAAGACATTTATTACAAATGGCTATTCTGCGGATTTAGTTGTGGTTGTATGTAAAACAGATACGCAGGTAAAACCGGCACATAAGGGGATTAGTCTTATCGTTGTCGAAGCTGGTACACCAGGATTTACAAAGGGGAAAAAGCTTCAGAAGGTTGGTCAGCATGCAAGTGATACATGTGAATTAATATTCGAGGATGTCCGTGTTCCTGCAGAAAATTTATTGGGAGCAGAGGGGAAAGGTTTTTATTACCTGATGGAGAACCTGCAGCAGGAACGATTACTGGTGGCGATTCAAAGCATAGCAGGAACGGAAAGAATGTTGGATCTGACAATTGATTATGTGAAACAACGAAAAGCGTTTGGCAAGCCAATCAGTCAGTTTCAAAATACGCAGTTTAAACTTGCGGAACTGAAGACTGAATTTCAAATTGGTAGGGCGTTTGTCGATCGGTTAATTGATGATCATGTGTCAGGTAAAGATGTCGTGACAGAGGTCTCGATGGCAAAATGGTGGACGACTGATCTAGCAAAAAAGGTTGCGGCTGAATGCATGCAACTGCATGGGGGCTATGGATATATGGAAGAGTATGAGATTGCGAGAAGGTTTCGTGATGCAGCGGTCTCATCGATTTATGCAGGTTCAAATGAAATCATGAAAGTGATCATTGCGAAAAATATGGGATTATAG
- a CDS encoding 3-hydroxyacyl-CoA dehydrogenase, translated as MKIENSVAVVTGGASGLGEATVRNIISKGGKAIILDLAEEKGINLAEEVGENGHFIKTNVTDESSVQAALDQAVERFGNIHVLINCAGIAVAEKTFGKKGKHELSSFSKVIQVNLIGTFNVIRLTAEKMAENEPNENGERGVIINTASVAAFDGQIGQVAYSASKGGIVGMTLPIARDLSSLGIRVMTIAPGLFETPLFAGLPDKAKQALGEMTPFPKRLGNPSEYARLTESIIENPMLNGETIRLDGAIRMQPR; from the coding sequence ATGAAGATTGAAAACAGTGTTGCAGTCGTTACAGGGGGAGCATCCGGTTTAGGTGAAGCCACGGTAAGGAACATCATTTCAAAGGGCGGTAAGGCTATTATTTTGGATCTGGCGGAAGAAAAAGGAATTAATTTAGCAGAAGAAGTAGGAGAAAACGGACATTTTATCAAAACAAATGTAACAGATGAATCAAGCGTTCAAGCAGCATTAGACCAAGCTGTTGAAAGGTTTGGTAACATTCACGTACTGATCAATTGTGCTGGTATTGCCGTTGCTGAAAAGACTTTTGGTAAGAAGGGGAAGCATGAGCTATCTTCCTTTTCAAAGGTTATTCAGGTTAATTTAATCGGTACATTTAATGTGATACGTCTTACTGCAGAAAAGATGGCTGAAAATGAGCCTAATGAAAATGGCGAGCGCGGTGTCATTATTAATACAGCTTCTGTTGCTGCCTTTGATGGACAAATTGGTCAGGTTGCTTATAGTGCATCAAAAGGAGGAATCGTTGGTATGACATTGCCGATTGCAAGGGATCTTTCCTCACTTGGAATTAGAGTGATGACGATTGCCCCAGGATTATTTGAAACACCTTTATTTGCGGGATTACCTGATAAGGCAAAACAAGCGCTTGGAGAAATGACACCGTTTCCAAAACGGTTAGGTAATCCGTCTGAATATGCACGTTTAACCGAAAGCATTATTGAAAATCCAATGTTAAACGGTGAAACAATTCGACTTGATGGTGCGATTAGAATGCAGCCACGGTAG
- a CDS encoding TetR/AcrR family transcriptional regulator, with the protein MSLRERKTAKKKEDILRTAVLVLSEKGYHGTTIEEIASRILMTKGSVYYYFKDKQDLLYQSQLMLLGRSIENVEAILFQDLLVIEKLRMAMIGHIEYLLWERSGFEMMVKLEQFFSAQQKEKILQLRDDYGKAFDQLIQAGIEENVFGSVDVKIVRNIILGAMNWVTQWYSESGKKDKTEIAESISDYLLHILIKK; encoded by the coding sequence GTGTCCTTACGTGAAAGGAAAACAGCTAAGAAAAAAGAAGATATCTTGAGGACAGCCGTTCTTGTTTTATCGGAAAAAGGATATCATGGCACGACGATAGAAGAAATTGCATCAAGAATTTTGATGACGAAAGGATCCGTTTACTATTATTTTAAGGATAAACAGGATTTGTTGTATCAAAGTCAACTCATGCTCTTGGGACGAAGTATTGAAAATGTAGAAGCTATCCTTTTCCAGGATTTGCTTGTGATTGAAAAGTTGCGAATGGCTATGATTGGTCATATCGAATATCTACTTTGGGAACGAAGTGGTTTTGAAATGATGGTAAAGCTGGAACAGTTTTTTTCCGCGCAGCAAAAGGAGAAGATTTTACAGCTGAGAGATGATTATGGGAAAGCTTTTGATCAATTGATTCAGGCGGGAATAGAGGAGAATGTATTTGGTTCAGTGGATGTGAAGATAGTGAGAAATATTATATTAGGTGCCATGAACTGGGTTACCCAATGGTATTCGGAAAGTGGAAAAAAAGATAAAACAGAGATTGCCGAATCAATTTCGGACTATTTGTTGCACATTCTTATAAAGAAATAA
- a CDS encoding sulfatase family protein: protein MSTKQPNILFIMSDDHAAQAISSYNKELVDTPNIDRIADEGMRFDNVYCTNSLCAPSRASILTGNYSHENGVRGLSEHFDGRQQTFPKLLQENGYETALVGKWHLGHGGNSDPTGFDYWNVFPDQGDYHNPVMMEMGEEKQVEGYATDRITDLSIDWLNNRNNEKPFMMMVHHKAPHRPWEPPEKYKTLFNDREFKVPTTFNDNYGDRANAAKVANMRIEDLKEEDVKGVPPTGLSKQEIKEWKFQRYIKDYLRCVVSIDDNVGLLLDYLDDNQLAQDTIVIYTSDQGFFLGEHGWYDKRFMYEESLQMPFVMRYPHEIKPGSVSTDMIINNDFAPTFLDYCHVQAKEKMQGESFRAIAKGETPDNWRDAVYYRYWEHLTIHNVTAHYGVRTDRYKLIYYYGEPLDVIGAVPKPMEPEWELFDLEKDPLELKNEYNNAAYTEVVNELKDRLVQLREQYNETV, encoded by the coding sequence ATGTCTACAAAACAACCAAACATTCTATTTATCATGAGCGATGATCACGCAGCACAGGCAATAAGCTCCTATAACAAAGAGCTTGTCGATACACCAAATATTGATCGAATCGCGGACGAAGGAATGCGTTTTGATAATGTTTATTGCACCAATTCATTGTGTGCTCCAAGTAGAGCCTCCATCCTTACAGGAAACTACAGTCATGAGAACGGAGTACGTGGTCTATCAGAACATTTCGACGGAAGACAGCAGACGTTTCCAAAGTTATTACAGGAGAACGGATATGAAACCGCTCTCGTAGGTAAATGGCATCTTGGTCATGGTGGAAATAGTGACCCAACAGGCTTCGATTATTGGAATGTCTTTCCTGATCAGGGCGACTATCATAATCCAGTAATGATGGAAATGGGAGAAGAAAAACAGGTTGAAGGATACGCGACTGATAGAATCACAGATTTATCCATTGATTGGCTAAACAACCGAAATAATGAAAAGCCTTTCATGATGATGGTTCACCACAAAGCTCCACACCGTCCTTGGGAGCCACCTGAAAAATACAAGACATTATTTAATGATAGAGAATTCAAGGTTCCTACTACCTTTAATGATAATTATGGGGACCGGGCAAATGCTGCAAAAGTTGCCAATATGCGAATAGAAGATTTAAAAGAAGAAGATGTTAAAGGAGTTCCTCCAACAGGACTTTCCAAGCAGGAGATTAAAGAATGGAAATTCCAGCGCTATATTAAAGACTATTTACGATGTGTTGTTTCGATTGATGATAACGTCGGACTGCTACTCGATTATTTGGATGACAACCAGTTGGCGCAGGATACGATTGTTATTTATACATCAGACCAGGGTTTTTTTCTTGGGGAGCATGGTTGGTATGATAAACGGTTTATGTATGAAGAGTCCTTGCAAATGCCATTTGTTATGCGCTATCCACATGAGATCAAGCCAGGAAGTGTATCCACAGATATGATTATTAATAATGATTTCGCTCCAACATTTTTGGATTATTGTCATGTACAGGCTAAAGAAAAAATGCAAGGAGAAAGTTTCCGAGCTATTGCTAAAGGAGAGACCCCTGATAATTGGCGTGATGCAGTTTATTACCGATACTGGGAGCACTTAACCATTCATAATGTTACTGCACATTATGGCGTGCGTACCGATAGATACAAGTTAATCTATTATTATGGAGAACCACTAGATGTAATAGGAGCAGTACCAAAACCGATGGAACCGGAATGGGAGCTGTTTGATTTGGAAAAAGACCCGTTGGAATTAAAAAATGAATACAACAATGCCGCTTACACGGAAGTTGTCAATGAACTAAAGGACAGGCTGGTACAGTTAAGAGAGCAATATAATGAAACCGTTTAA
- a CDS encoding formylglycine-generating enzyme family protein yields MKNQTTNSCCAASRSHTTVTEKLKSNSNQKIISSLQQNELGKMVYISGGKFLMGTTEKESFPEDGEGPIRNIKVNPFYFDTHAVTNEAFKQFIDDTGYLTEAEQYGWSFVFFQQVSPETAKKVKQSVSQTHWWWVVEGASWRNPEGPDSDLGGRMDHPVIHVSWNDANAYCKWAGKRLPTEAEWEFAARGGLVQKTYPWGDELTPVGEHQCNIWQGSFPKKNTMEDGYLGTAPAISFPPNTFGLYNVSGNVWEWCSDWFASNIHKRGGKENPKGADNGTSKVMRGGSYLCHHSYCNRYRVAARSANTPDSSTGNIGFRCVKDA; encoded by the coding sequence ATGAAAAACCAAACTACTAATAGTTGTTGTGCTGCATCAAGAAGTCACACGACTGTTACAGAGAAATTAAAATCGAATAGTAATCAAAAAATAATATCTTCCCTACAGCAGAATGAACTGGGAAAAATGGTTTATATTTCAGGTGGAAAGTTTTTAATGGGGACTACAGAGAAAGAAAGCTTTCCTGAGGATGGCGAAGGACCAATAAGAAATATTAAAGTAAATCCTTTTTATTTTGACACCCATGCAGTGACGAATGAAGCATTTAAACAGTTTATCGATGATACAGGCTATCTGACAGAGGCCGAGCAGTACGGATGGTCATTCGTTTTTTTTCAACAAGTCAGTCCCGAGACTGCTAAAAAGGTAAAACAAAGCGTTTCCCAAACACATTGGTGGTGGGTGGTGGAAGGCGCTAGTTGGCGAAATCCAGAAGGCCCTGATTCAGACCTTGGAGGTAGAATGGACCATCCTGTTATTCATGTTTCATGGAACGACGCAAATGCTTATTGTAAATGGGCGGGAAAACGACTCCCAACTGAAGCGGAATGGGAATTTGCTGCACGAGGTGGGTTGGTGCAAAAAACATATCCATGGGGAGATGAACTGACACCAGTAGGCGAGCATCAATGCAATATTTGGCAAGGAAGCTTTCCAAAAAAGAACACGATGGAAGATGGTTATTTAGGGACCGCACCCGCTATCTCATTCCCCCCCAATACGTTTGGTTTATATAATGTTTCTGGCAACGTATGGGAATGGTGCTCAGATTGGTTTGCCTCGAATATTCATAAACGAGGCGGGAAAGAAAATCCCAAAGGAGCAGATAATGGGACAAGCAAAGTAATGCGCGGCGGTTCTTATTTATGCCATCATAGTTATTGCAATCGTTATCGTGTAGCAGCACGGTCAGCTAATACACCTGACAGTTCAACCGGAAATATTGGGTTCCGTTGTGTAAAGGATGCTTGA